The genomic segment AGCGTGAACTGACCGATAACCAGATGAAAACCCGGCAAACCAGCTTCCTGTTTGATGGCTTAAAAACCTTTATTGAACAGATCGGCATAGTCCTGATTATTATTCTGACCTCCTATTTTGTACTGGATGGCCAGATGAGTATCGGCATGATCATGTACCATGTGCTGCTCTTTAATAACGTCTCTGCCCCGATTCGCTCGTTGCACCGGATTTATGATGAAGTGAATGATGCCATGATCTATTCAGAAAGCTTCTTTAATATTCTGGAAGCGGATGCTGAAATTGAACAGAGTGGCCAGCAAAAACCACCTGTCCAAGGCCGATTTGAGCTAAGTGGCGTGAATTTTTATTATCCGAATGGGCATCATGCTTTAAAAGATATCAATATGGAAATCCGCCCCAATACCATTACCGCACTGGTAGGATTATCGGGAGCCGGAAAATCAACCTTGATCAGTCTGCTAGATAAATTTTATGAACCACAGGAAGGCCAGATCAAGCTGGATGGGATTGATTTAAAAGATTATGACACTCAATATTTACGTGATCATATCGGATTGGTACTACAGAAAAACCATATTTTCCAGGGCACAATTTTTGACAATATCCGTTATGGCAAAACCAATGCCAGTATGGAGGAGGTGATTGCAGCTGCTCAAAAAGCCTCGATTCATGAACAGATTTTACAGCTACCGGATAGCTATGATTCCGATGCCCTGCAACTGTCCGGCGGTCAGCAACAGCGGATTGCCATCGCACGGATGTTCCTGAAAAACCCGCCGATTATTTTTCTGGACGAGCCGACGGCGAGTCTGGATGCCATTGCGACAGAACAGATCAAACAAAGTCTGGATCAGATCAAGCAAGGCCGTACCGTGATTATTATTTCGCATAGCCTGTCTCAAATTATTGATGCAGACTATACCTATGTGATGAAAGAAGGTTGTATTGCCGAACACGGTGAACATGACGCGCTTTATCATCAGGACGGCGTATATAAGGAAATTTTCGATGCGATGGCCAAGAGCCTGAATATTGAAAAAATTGCCAAGACTTTTGAAGATGATGCAGAGGAAGAAACGCATAGTTAGCTCTTCATTAGACTATCCCTAAAAAAGAAAAGCGGTCTTTAAAGACCGCTTAAAATCAAAATATCATGATCCAGATTTAAAAATGCACAATCCATTCACCCCTGATATAACGATAATCGTAATTCGGACCATAGAACGAAGCACTGCGGTTATAGCCAGCATTCATCCGCAGAAATTGCGAGCCACGAACAGGACTTTGTAGGTTAAGTTCGAATAGCTGGGTAGACTGGCTCGGATCCTGATTAATTTTTTCTCGACCAAAGCCTGCAGTTAAGCCTGCAGACCAGCCAGCGAAGCGCTGACGCCAACCAAGAGCGAGCATCGATTCTTGATAATCTTCTGGGTTGAAGTACTCTCTACCCACATTAAAATACTAGGATGTTTAATGAATGCCTCAATCATGCCACGAGCCCAACGCTGACGCTGTTTAACAAACACTTTAAGCGTCGTCGGTGCATTGGTAAACAGGCAGGCATCCTCACAATGGCCAATCCGATAACCTGCATTTAACAAGGCCCAAGTCAGCACAATATCTTCACCTACACATTCAGGCCAGCCACCGACTTCAATCAGGGCATTACGGTCATAAATAGAAAAAGCACCTTGCGCTACCAAAGTTCCCTGATAGAGAGATTGCAGGCGTTTGGTTGCTGAGATTCCCAGAAAATAGTCCCATTCCTGAGTTTTGGTCAGCAGATTGGTACGCGAATTACGTACCAGAATTTTACCTGCAACCGCACGTGTATTTGGAGGATCTGCCACATAGCGTTCAACAATATTGATCAGGGCAACACGATGGAGATAGGAATCCGCATCGACGGTAATTACCAGATCATGTTCCGCAAGTTTCAGGCCTTCATTTAAGGCGTGCGCTTTCCCTGCATTTTGCTTTAAATCCAATAAAGTCAGCCAGGGAAATCTTGATTCTGCTTTGCGAACAATCTCTGCGGTTTCATCCTGAGAACCATCATTGATCACAATAACCTGTAATTTTCCCGGATATTTTTGCTGGTTAATACTGACCAAAGTGTCTTCAATTGACGCGGCTTCATTGTAAGCAGCCACCAACATGGTAATCCCTGGATAAACTGCTAATGGCTGGCGTTTAGGGCGTCTGTCCATCATCAGGCTTAATGCCGCAAATGAGTTCATAAATCCTGGAATAATGGCAATACCATAAATCAGAAAAATAGCCCAAAAGTAACCAACATAAGTGCTCAAATCATGCAACCAGTCCTGAGCAATCCAGATGGAAAATACGGTCCAAAAACACGCACCCATTAACGCGATCACAAACTTTAACTGCACAGAAAAATAAATTCGGGAAGCTTCTCTTTGACTTTCATCAATGATCATGAATTTTCTCTTAAATATATAATTTCACTGAGTAAATTAATGCAGGGTTAGGTTTAGACCAGAAGTATGTGACTGATAACAAAAGAGCTTCGTTTTTCTTTCTTATCTATAGGTTTGATGAGCACATGAAAAAATCTTTTCACTTTCTGAAAATGATTCCATTTTCATAAATCAACCCGCATTTTGCTAAGTTATATACAACTTTTGTATGTTTTTTGATAAATAGTTCACATTTCTTTTAATTAAATTTATAAAGCTTATTAGTAATTGTTATTTATGTGATTTTTCTCATAGCAATATTAGGGAACACCTATCCTATCTAGCTTTCACAATATCAAGAACATATTTTTGAAATAAAAAAACCTACATAATGCAGGCTTTTTACTATTATTTAGTTTTAATTAACGTTGAAATTTTTGCTCAATTTCTTCGACACTGCTATGCCGTACATCCAGGCCCTTGACCATATAAATGACCTGTTCCGAAATATTACGTGCATGATCTCCAATGCGTTCCAGCGAACGTAGTACCCAAAGTACATTAATCACCCGACTAATATGCCGTGGATCTTCAATCATATAGGTCATTAAAGTACGGGTAGCGGACTGATATTCCCGGTCAATGTCGGCATCGGCCTGCATCACGCGCAGCGCTTGGTCTACATCCAGACGAGCAAAGGCATCCAATGCATCATGAATCATCACTCGAACTTGGTTACCAATATGTCGGGTTTCCATATAACCGCGTGGTGAACCACCCTCTTCACACAAAGTCTGGGCAATACGGGCAATTTTCGATGCTTCATCTCCAATCCGTTCCAGATCGGTATTGGCCTTGGACATGGCAAGCACCATACGCAGATCAATGGCAGCGGGATGACGGCGAGCCAAAATCAGAGTGAGTGCCTCATCAATTTCACTTTCCAAGCGGTTCACAGTATTGTCCTGAAACTGCACATCGACCGCCATGGCAGCATCTGTATCCAGCAGCGCATGAATGGCATTGGCTACCTGCTGTTCTACCATGCCACCCATGGTCATGAATTTGGTATTTACATCCTGCAATTCTTCATTGAATTGCGAAGAAATATGATGACTGAGCACAGGATTATTGGGACTCAAGGAAATCTACTCCAGAACAGGAAAAGGCAAGAACACATCATGAAATATCATTAAAGCATGACCATCATGAAAGTTTGATGACAACTCATTAGTCGTCTTTAAGAACGGTCATATTCAATGAGCCAGGCATTCATCTCTGCCAGTTCCTTTTCTGTCAATTGTCCTACTGAAGCCTGTAATTGCAGTACATGCAGCAAATAATCATATTTAGCATTCAGATAGTCAGTCTTAGCAGAGAAGGCATTACGCTGCGCCAGCAATACATCCACCATGGTTTTTAAACCTTCCTGATATTGAGCTCTGGAAGCTTGAGACACAATATCTGAAGATTGCATCGCTGCTTTACGTGCATTGAGTTTGGCCTCATCCGTTTCTACCTGCAGATAAGACTGTTTGACATCGGTGTTGGCTTTGCGGATTGCGGCATCCAGTTGGGCTTCACTTCGCTGCACATTTACGCCGGCCTGACGAATACTTTTTTGGGTTCGGCCCCCGGTAAACAGGTTCCAGTTGACCTCGACGCCAATCTGGTCAAAATCACCATTGGTTGATAACACTGTTTCAGGAGTCTGCTTTAAATAGCCATAGGTTCCGACGGCTTCAACCTGAGGATAGAGAGCCGCCTGCTCTACCCGCTTGGCATCTTCCGAATAGCGTTTCTGCAAACGGGCCTGTAGAATTTCCAGATTCTGGTTTTGTGCCAGTTCGGTCCAGGAACCGATATTACTCGGAACAGGTTTCTGAAACTGGAAATCCTCACGCAGAACCGCCAGATTTTCCTGATAAGGTCCAATCAACTGAGCCAACTGTTCCTGAGCTAGAACCAACTGCACCTGTGTAGAAATCCGGTTAGCTTGCGCACTCTGATATTGGGCATTGGCTTCACTGACATCACTTCTCGCCACGAGCCCTTCTCGAAGTTTGGCATTCATCATCCTTAACTGTTCTGATAAAGCCTGCTCTTCCTGTAAATAAGCTGTGGTTAAAGACTGCTGACGTAAAACATTAAAATAGGCTTCTGCCACCTGCAAAATATGCTGCTGCTTTTGCAGACGCAGATTAACTTCGCTGAGTTCTACCGAGGTTTTGACCTGCTTATAACCCTGCCAGGCATCCCAACGAAACAGTGGCTGACGTGCAGTGACTGCAATCTGCCGTGTGGTCGTACTCGAACCTTGTAGTTCCCCAAATTCGGCAGGCAAACCTTCTATCGATGAATTATCAGCAGACTGGTTTTTACGGGTCACATTTCCAGATAAAGTCACAGTCGGCAATAAATTTCCGCTGGCAATGCCCAGATTGAGCTGATCCGACTGGTATTGCAACAGATTCGCCTGCCAGTTCGGATCATTCTGCTGGGCACGCTGATAAGCTTCAAGCAGATCCAGCGCAAACAGTGTCGGACTGGCACCCAATAAACAGGCACTGACGATGAGTTTTAATTTCATTTTATAATTTTCACCCCTACAGCCATTTAAATCATCAGATTAAGGCGCTTTAAACCCAGCAATACTAAAGATTTCTTTTGATTTTTTACGTATGACTTTTATTACTTTTCTCTTATAGATCCACGATTTTATTCAATATTCCTCCTATTTTCCCTATCCCGCATCCTAGCTTAACAAAGCCATTCACAATACTACACATAGAACTTGAATTAGATCTATACAATATAGCTCCCAGTAAGGCAGTTATTTCTGATTTCATCTATATAGAGTCCTGAAGCATAGTGTTAACGCGAATTCATTCGATATTCAAAGTTTGTTTTGTTTTCAGCAGCTTGCTGTTCGTAGGCGGATGCCAGCAATCCTCAGAACCGCAAGTTGAAATGGAACAGGCCGAGGTTAAAACCGTTCAATCTCCCGCGAACGATTTCACCCTCATGTGTGAAAATATTGAAAAAAACATGTCCCAGATTAATGAACAGCGCACCACTTTTGCGCTGGAACAGATTAATCAGGATCTTAAAGTGTGTCTGCCGCTCATGGAACTGGCCGAGCAGAAACACCTGATGCAGCGTTCCACCGAAATGTATCAACGCTTCCTGCATGTGGAACGTACCGAATTCCAGCAACGTGCTTTCGAGCAATATGCCTTGGATATGGCTCAGCATCCCACCATTCAGCAAAGCCACTTTGAACAGTTGACTACACGCGACCAGTATTTATTGAAGCATAAAGGTCAGGCCTATGTAGAACTCTTAGATCAGGGCAATGGCACGCTACAATATCGTCGTAGTCCGGAATATCTGGTACGTATCTTTGCGCCGTATTTACCAGCTGCCGAAAAGGTATTTATTGAAAATCTGGCTGAGCAGAATATGGAACCGGTCTTGGTCGAAAAACGCTTACAGCTTGAAGCTGCCCATATTGCCGCTCGCGCTTTATTCTGGGAAGATTATCTGCAAACTTATCCGAAAAGTAGCTATCAGCGCGATGCCGAATATCTGCTGAAACAATATACTTATTTCCTGTTCAGAGGCAGCGAGCAATCGCCAATCTCTGAGGATTATCGTGACCGTTATTCAGTAGAAACCAGCCATCTGGAAACTATTATTGGTCTAGCGCGTGGTCAGAAATCCAAGTTATCGACACAGGCGCAATTATTTTTAGAGTTTCTGGACATGAATCCTGAACAGCGTCAGCGTGCCTTAGCTGCGGAATATCGTGACCGTTCCAGCACTGAACAGATTTTATATTATGCTCAAGTCACCCCACCCTCACAGAACTATGGTAAAGACTGCTTTAAGGATGCGATCTGTCTTTAAAACAATCTTTTCTTAAAAATCGATGAGATAGCCGAAAATCAGCAACTCCTCCCAATTTAAAGCTACTTTTTAAATACCAACTAAGCTAAGATTTAGCCTCGCTTGACGGAGCGCGAGTAATAACTCGCTGAGATCACTTAAATCAGCCTTTTCGGCCATTTGATAGTGAGTACCGTTGAACCTGATCAGGTTAATACCTGCGTAGGAATCAAGCCATCTAAAAACGACTACCCTTGTTTTATCTACTCCCAGATAATTCTGTCCACGTTTTTGGTCGTGCTTGATTCGTTGATGTCATTCATAAGGATCATTGCAATGAGCCAGTTAACGAATCTTTCTTCTGAAACTCCCCTTACTCCACACGAGCAGGAAGCGCGCGATCTGACCCGCATTCTGCCGGCTTCCCGGAAAGTTTATCTGCAAGGCTCGCGTCCTGATATTCAGGTGCCCATGCGAGAAATTTCTCTCAGCGAAACTCCGACTGGTCTGGGCGGTGAATATAATGCACCGTTGATGGTCTATGACACTTCAGGGGTTTATACCGATCCAAATGTTGAAATTGATCTGAATAAAGGCCTACCAAATCTGCGTGAAGGCTGGATTGAACAACGTAATGACACAGAAATGCTGGATGATTTAAGTTCTGAGTTTGGTCGCCAACGTCTGCGCGATATCCGTACTGCCAATATCCGCTTTGCCCATATCCAGAAACCACGCCGGGCTAAACTTGGCCAGAATGTGACCCAGATGCACTATGCCAAACAGGGCATTATTACGCCGGAAATGGAATATATCGCGATTCGGGAAAACCTGCGTCAGCTGGAAGGGACCGATATGCGCCAGCATCCGGGACAGAATTTTGGTGCCAAAAATTTACAGGAAATCACCCCTGAATTTGTCCGTCAGGAAGTCGCTGCAGGCCGTGCCATTATTCCTGCCAATATCAATCACCCTGAACTGGAACCAATGATCATCGGGCGCAATTTCCTGGTGAAAATCAATGCCAATATCGGGAACTCCGCACTAGGTTCAAGTATTGAAGAAGAAGTGTCAAAAATGACCTGGGCAACCCGCTGGGGTGCCGATACGATTATGGATCTGTCGACTGGTCAGAATATTCATGAAACCCGTGAATGGATTATCCGTAACTCTCCAGTGCCAATCGGTACCGTACCAATTTATCAGGCACTAGAAAAAGTCAACGGTGTAGCTGAAGACCTGACCTGGGAAATCTTTAAAGATACCTTGATTGAACAGGCTGAACAGGGCGTGGATTACTTCACGATTCATGCCGGTGTGTTACTTCGTTATGTACCACTGACCGCGAATCGTTTGACTGGCATCGTATCGCGTGGTGGTTCGATCATGGCACAGTGGTGTCTGGCCCATCATCAGGAAAACTTCCTTTATACCCATTTCGATGAAATTTGTGAAATCATGAAAGCCTATGATGTGTCTTTCAGCCTTGGGGATGGCTTACGTCCGGGCTGTATTCAGGATGCCAATGACGAAGCGCAATTTGCCGAGCTACGGACTTTAGGTGAACTAACGCATCGTGCCTGGGAACATGATGTACAGGTGATGATCGAAGGTCCTGGCCATGTACCGATGCATATGATTAAGGAAAATATGGATCTGCAGCTGGAAGTCTGTAAGGAAGCGCCTTTTTATACTCTTGGGCCGTTAACCACAGATATCGCACCGGGTTATGACCACATTACTTCGGCGATAGGTGCCGCGATGATTGGCTGGTACGGTACGGCAATGCTTTGCTACGTGACACCGAAAGAACATTTAGGCTTGCCGAACAAGAAAGATGTCAAAGATGGCATCATTACCTACAAGATTGCTGCACATGCTGCTGATCTGGCCAAAGGCCATCCGGGAGCACAAGCACGTGATAATGCTCTGTCTAAAGCCCGTTTTGAGTTCCGTTGGGAAGACCAGTTTAACCTGAGCCTGGATCCGGACACAGCACGCAGTATGCATGATGAAACCATGCCAAAAGCGGCGCATAAATCGGCTCACTTCTGCTCAATGTGCGGACCAAAGTTCTGTTCAATGAAAATCACGCAAAATGTGCGGGATTATGCCAGCCAGTTATCTGCTGATGAAACCCCGGCTGTAACGCAGGCAGAGATTGAAGCCGGCCTTAAGCAGATGAAAAACGATTTCCATAGCTCTGGTCAAAAATTGTACCACAAGGTGTAAAACCGTAAAAAAAACAGTTGTTTTCATAAAAATCTCAGATAGGATGAAAAAAATAAGTTATTTCATCCTTTTCTGAGTTATGAATATTATTAAACAAGCCTCTTATAATAAAAAAGATTTTAGGATAGAGGCCCGTGAGTTTTTATATCGGGGATTTATTCAGGTGGAAAAAGTCACGTTACGTCATCGTGTCTTCCATCAGGAATCTTATAAACCTGCATTGCAGCGTGAGCTCATCCATCGTCCTGAAGCCGCTGGGGTACTGCTGTATAACGATCAACAGCAAAAATTCGGCTTGATTGAACAGTTCCGTATTGGCGGGCTGGATGATCAGGATACGCCATGGCAACTAGAAGTCATTGCCGGTGTACTGGATGGCGATGAAACGCCTGAGACCTGTATTCGCCGCGAAGCTTTCGAAGAGTCAGGCTGCACTGTTGATTCCTTACAGCATCTTTTCAGTTTCTACCCTTCTGCCGGTGCCTGCTCGGAACTGTTTCATCTTTATGTCGCCCAGACTGAACTGCCTGAAGAAGGCGGTGTTTTTGGTATGCCGGATGAAGGGGAAAATATCCAGCTGCACATTCTGGATTATGCCGATATTCCGACCCTGCTGAATAATGGTCGCTTGAGAAATGCACCTGTGATTATGGCCTTACAATGGCTACAACAGCATCAACAGGCTGTCCCATCAGGTTTAAGGGGGCAGACATGACATCGGAAAAATTCAGTCCTGCATCGCCACAAGAATGGACCATTATCCAGATTTCTGACACCCACTTGATGGATCAGCCCAATCTGGAATTCGCGAATATGAACCCGGAGCAGAGCTTTCATGAAGTCATGCAGCATATTCAGTATAATTTTCCAGGAATGGATGCCTTAGTACATACCGGTGATCTGGCACAGGTGCCGATCGCAGAAACCTATACACGTTATTTAAAATATATCCAGTCTTGCCAGGTGCCCTATTACCAGATTCCGGGCAATCATGATGACATCAAGGTCTTTCCTTTTTATCAGGATCGAGATCAGGCTCATGCGATTCATTTTGGCAACTGGACCCTGATTTTACTAAATAGTGCAGTCCAGGATCGGATAGATGGTTGGGTAGAGCAGGCTCAACTGGAACAGCTAGACCAATTATTGCTTGAATACCGTAATCAGCATGTGGTTGTGGCTTGCCATCATCATCCTTTTGCGATGAAGTCGCACTGGATTGACCAGCACCGGCTAAAGAATGCCGAAGATCTAAAAGATGTACTGGCCCGGCACCAGAATGTGAAGCTGGTTCTGTTTGGTCATGTGCATCAGGATTCCTGCAATGAATGGCACGGTATCCAGTTTTTATCGACGCCATCGACCAGCGTACAGTTCAAACCCAAGAGTGATGAATTCGCGCTAGACCAGGCGGCACCCGGCTATCGTG from the Acinetobacter sp. YWS30-1 genome contains:
- a CDS encoding ABC transporter ATP-binding protein → MNLWQLFLKLRPFVSPYRLLVIATLILTLIGSFTAQVNALTLQYAVDSINALLEQGQGLDEGWHILITISAILLGKEVVNALVQFGQKFYGEKLRIFISQDLAQGIIEKFLKYRLAFFNQDNNQAGKLQTRIDRGIGSLTRLVQIFFIDIFPLFTSAIVALGLMYYANFYVGLVATAIVPIYFWLTYKQAQKLGGWRRSLRDGREKKSQGILSIINSITVIKSFNRESIESDKQLSLQRELTDNQMKTRQTSFLFDGLKTFIEQIGIVLIIILTSYFVLDGQMSIGMIMYHVLLFNNVSAPIRSLHRIYDEVNDAMIYSESFFNILEADAEIEQSGQQKPPVQGRFELSGVNFYYPNGHHALKDINMEIRPNTITALVGLSGAGKSTLISLLDKFYEPQEGQIKLDGIDLKDYDTQYLRDHIGLVLQKNHIFQGTIFDNIRYGKTNASMEEVIAAAQKASIHEQILQLPDSYDSDALQLSGGQQQRIAIARMFLKNPPIIFLDEPTASLDAIATEQIKQSLDQIKQGRTVIIISHSLSQIIDADYTYVMKEGCIAEHGEHDALYHQDGVYKEIFDAMAKSLNIEKIAKTFEDDAEEETHS
- a CDS encoding glycosyltransferase family 2 protein; translated protein: MIIDESQREASRIYFSVQLKFVIALMGACFWTVFSIWIAQDWLHDLSTYVGYFWAIFLIYGIAIIPGFMNSFAALSLMMDRRPKRQPLAVYPGITMLVAAYNEAASIEDTLVSINQQKYPGKLQVIVINDGSQDETAEIVRKAESRFPWLTLLDLKQNAGKAHALNEGLKLAEHDLVITVDADSYLHRVALINIVERYVADPPNTRAVAGKILVRNSRTNLLTKTQEWDYFLGISATKRLQSLYQGTLVAQGAFSIYDRNALIEVGGWPECVGEDIVLTWALLNAGYRIGHCEDACLFTNAPTTLKVFVKQRQRWARGMIEAFIKHPSILMWVESTSTQKIIKNRCSLLVGVSASLAGLQA
- the phoU gene encoding phosphate signaling complex protein PhoU translates to MSPNNPVLSHHISSQFNEELQDVNTKFMTMGGMVEQQVANAIHALLDTDAAMAVDVQFQDNTVNRLESEIDEALTLILARRHPAAIDLRMVLAMSKANTDLERIGDEASKIARIAQTLCEEGGSPRGYMETRHIGNQVRVMIHDALDAFARLDVDQALRVMQADADIDREYQSATRTLMTYMIEDPRHISRVINVLWVLRSLERIGDHARNISEQVIYMVKGLDVRHSSVEEIEQKFQR
- a CDS encoding TolC family outer membrane protein, producing MKLKLIVSACLLGASPTLFALDLLEAYQRAQQNDPNWQANLLQYQSDQLNLGIASGNLLPTVTLSGNVTRKNQSADNSSIEGLPAEFGELQGSSTTTRQIAVTARQPLFRWDAWQGYKQVKTSVELSEVNLRLQKQQHILQVAEAYFNVLRQQSLTTAYLQEEQALSEQLRMMNAKLREGLVARSDVSEANAQYQSAQANRISTQVQLVLAQEQLAQLIGPYQENLAVLREDFQFQKPVPSNIGSWTELAQNQNLEILQARLQKRYSEDAKRVEQAALYPQVEAVGTYGYLKQTPETVLSTNGDFDQIGVEVNWNLFTGGRTQKSIRQAGVNVQRSEAQLDAAIRKANTDVKQSYLQVETDEAKLNARKAAMQSSDIVSQASRAQYQEGLKTMVDVLLAQRNAFSAKTDYLNAKYDYLLHVLQLQASVGQLTEKELAEMNAWLIEYDRS
- the thiC gene encoding phosphomethylpyrimidine synthase ThiC; the encoded protein is MSQLTNLSSETPLTPHEQEARDLTRILPASRKVYLQGSRPDIQVPMREISLSETPTGLGGEYNAPLMVYDTSGVYTDPNVEIDLNKGLPNLREGWIEQRNDTEMLDDLSSEFGRQRLRDIRTANIRFAHIQKPRRAKLGQNVTQMHYAKQGIITPEMEYIAIRENLRQLEGTDMRQHPGQNFGAKNLQEITPEFVRQEVAAGRAIIPANINHPELEPMIIGRNFLVKINANIGNSALGSSIEEEVSKMTWATRWGADTIMDLSTGQNIHETREWIIRNSPVPIGTVPIYQALEKVNGVAEDLTWEIFKDTLIEQAEQGVDYFTIHAGVLLRYVPLTANRLTGIVSRGGSIMAQWCLAHHQENFLYTHFDEICEIMKAYDVSFSLGDGLRPGCIQDANDEAQFAELRTLGELTHRAWEHDVQVMIEGPGHVPMHMIKENMDLQLEVCKEAPFYTLGPLTTDIAPGYDHITSAIGAAMIGWYGTAMLCYVTPKEHLGLPNKKDVKDGIITYKIAAHAADLAKGHPGAQARDNALSKARFEFRWEDQFNLSLDPDTARSMHDETMPKAAHKSAHFCSMCGPKFCSMKITQNVRDYASQLSADETPAVTQAEIEAGLKQMKNDFHSSGQKLYHKV
- a CDS encoding NUDIX domain-containing protein gives rise to the protein MNIIKQASYNKKDFRIEAREFLYRGFIQVEKVTLRHRVFHQESYKPALQRELIHRPEAAGVLLYNDQQQKFGLIEQFRIGGLDDQDTPWQLEVIAGVLDGDETPETCIRREAFEESGCTVDSLQHLFSFYPSAGACSELFHLYVAQTELPEEGGVFGMPDEGENIQLHILDYADIPTLLNNGRLRNAPVIMALQWLQQHQQAVPSGLRGQT
- a CDS encoding metallophosphoesterase; the protein is MTSEKFSPASPQEWTIIQISDTHLMDQPNLEFANMNPEQSFHEVMQHIQYNFPGMDALVHTGDLAQVPIAETYTRYLKYIQSCQVPYYQIPGNHDDIKVFPFYQDRDQAHAIHFGNWTLILLNSAVQDRIDGWVEQAQLEQLDQLLLEYRNQHVVVACHHHPFAMKSHWIDQHRLKNAEDLKDVLARHQNVKLVLFGHVHQDSCNEWHGIQFLSTPSTSVQFKPKSDEFALDQAAPGYRVLHLKQNGEFDTHIERVTLSQQNINTEISGY